The Blastococcus sp. HT6-4 genome window below encodes:
- a CDS encoding DUF58 domain-containing protein, producing the protein MRGAPGRTLSTLTPRGHCLVGGGATLALVGAVLGEQPLVQLALFVLALPLLAALTVLRGRFRVTTRRQVTPQRLPRGGVAEVALQLGNTDTRRGGLWLLTEQLPPALGQGHRFSVAGLAPGAATTVRYTLAGRHRGDYVLGPLQLRVVDPFGLVERTVAGTDTAPLTVVPRVRPLGPGGPGGGHGRGGDGARRAIAVHGDDDVSVREYRRGDDLRKVHWRATARTGELMVRLEERPWRAQGTLLLDTRSRAHLVVPARDAGRPVPGPPGDDCPPGDSLEWLVEAAASIGVSLAQRGAELRVVTDTGELPPAAGRTGLGADELLDRLAGVGPSRAGSLRPAISTAARAAGDGPLICLLGAVGPDDVADLVQLRPGPVTDLAILLDITGWAGNGPGRAGRMGSGAARDALSAQREQAAALLSGAGWRVTTATAGQDVAAAWAALGGVRSGAPA; encoded by the coding sequence GTGCGCGGCGCACCCGGCCGGACCCTGTCGACCCTCACACCCCGCGGTCACTGCCTGGTCGGCGGCGGGGCGACCCTCGCGCTGGTCGGCGCGGTGCTGGGTGAGCAACCGCTCGTGCAGCTGGCGCTGTTCGTCCTGGCACTGCCGCTGCTGGCCGCGCTCACCGTGCTCCGCGGCCGGTTCCGCGTGACGACCCGGCGCCAGGTCACCCCGCAGCGGCTGCCGCGCGGAGGGGTGGCCGAGGTCGCCCTCCAGCTGGGCAACACCGACACCCGCCGCGGTGGGCTGTGGTTGCTCACCGAGCAGCTCCCGCCGGCACTGGGGCAGGGTCACCGGTTCTCGGTGGCCGGCCTGGCACCCGGCGCGGCGACGACGGTCCGGTACACGCTGGCCGGCCGGCACCGCGGTGATTACGTGCTCGGCCCCCTGCAGCTGCGCGTGGTCGACCCGTTCGGCCTGGTGGAACGCACGGTCGCCGGCACCGACACCGCACCGCTGACCGTCGTCCCCCGGGTCCGCCCCCTCGGCCCCGGTGGGCCCGGCGGCGGGCACGGGCGCGGCGGCGACGGCGCGCGCCGGGCCATCGCCGTCCACGGGGACGACGACGTCAGCGTCCGCGAGTACCGCCGGGGCGACGACCTGCGCAAGGTCCACTGGCGGGCGACCGCGCGCACCGGCGAGCTCATGGTCCGCCTCGAGGAACGCCCCTGGCGGGCACAGGGCACGCTGCTGCTCGACACCCGGTCACGGGCCCACCTGGTGGTCCCCGCCCGGGACGCCGGCCGGCCGGTCCCCGGTCCGCCCGGTGACGACTGCCCGCCCGGCGACAGCCTCGAGTGGCTGGTCGAGGCGGCCGCCAGCATCGGGGTGTCGCTGGCCCAGCGGGGCGCGGAGCTGCGGGTCGTCACCGACACCGGGGAGCTGCCGCCGGCCGCGGGGCGCACCGGGCTCGGCGCCGACGAGCTGCTCGACCGGCTGGCCGGCGTGGGGCCGTCGCGGGCGGGCAGCCTGCGCCCCGCGATCAGCACGGCGGCCCGCGCGGCCGGCGACGGCCCGCTGATCTGCCTGCTCGGAGCGGTGGGGCCCGACGACGTCGCCGACCTCGTGCAGCTGCGGCCGGGCCCGGTCACCGACCTCGCGATCCTGCTCGACATCACCGGCTGGGCCGGCAACGGGCCGGGCCGGGCCGGGCGCATGGGGTCGGGGGCGGCGCGGGACGCCCTGTCCGCCCAGCGGGAGCAGGCCGCGGCACTGCTGTCGGGGGCGGGCTGGCGGGTGACGACGGCGACCGCCGGGCAGGACGTCGCCGCGGCGTGGGCCGCGCTGGGCGGGGTCCGGTCGGGAGCGCCGGCATGA